From a single Intestinibaculum porci genomic region:
- a CDS encoding IS3 family transposase: MIIEEREIAVDKCLLADTYIRDHPDVKISEACKIFEITSRKYRCWKKKRENPSASQIQKATEDEMIKDKMIDIVKTFGFVPGRRTFCALFTRMHFNINGQPVGEKKVTRLMQELNLFPNLRHKDAYKGQATYNHPYYNVNDYVKRYFRQDPRKVILTDITYISYNGNKNISYLCVFKDAFTNEILGWHISKRMDVTLVERAYCMMMDLHEKEIEKACKYMKENGKKPYVYIHSDNGSQYLSTEFREILEDDGFIQSVSRRGNSLDNAPMESFFGRMKSILNELVEKCPNFDTVETMIKNFMEQYNTVIPQYDLAGQTPEEYYRYITEGIYQTDVYFGVSAKELITQEELESRREQARAERARRRSKQNESGESSYEYKSEQHPFKVVQKDQKVILARINKLQRLIDENTKEVEKLDTLLADTNTALKFLTKASDSVIKSLYYPRNWQNYPELSYVNRTGAIY; the protein is encoded by the coding sequence ATCATCATCGAAGAACGAGAAATAGCGGTAGATAAATGTCTTCTCGCAGATACGTATATAAGAGATCATCCTGATGTCAAAATCAGTGAGGCCTGCAAGATATTTGAAATCACTTCAAGAAAATACAGGTGCTGGAAGAAAAAACGTGAAAATCCATCTGCCAGCCAGATTCAAAAGGCTACCGAAGATGAGATGATAAAGGATAAGATGATTGATATCGTCAAAACCTTTGGCTTCGTGCCTGGGCGAAGAACATTCTGTGCTCTTTTTACTCGCATGCATTTTAATATCAATGGTCAGCCGGTTGGTGAAAAAAAAGTAACGCGTCTGATGCAGGAATTGAATTTGTTCCCCAACCTACGCCATAAGGATGCCTACAAGGGACAGGCAACATACAACCATCCTTATTATAACGTTAACGATTACGTAAAAAGATACTTCAGACAAGACCCGCGCAAGGTTATTCTCACTGATATCACTTATATTTCCTATAACGGCAATAAAAACATCTCTTATCTATGCGTATTTAAGGACGCATTTACCAATGAAATTCTTGGATGGCATATTTCTAAAAGAATGGACGTTACCCTCGTTGAAAGAGCTTATTGCATGATGATGGATCTTCATGAAAAGGAAATTGAGAAGGCATGCAAATACATGAAGGAAAATGGAAAAAAGCCTTATGTCTATATTCATTCAGACAACGGCTCTCAATACCTTTCCACCGAATTCAGAGAAATTCTAGAAGATGACGGCTTCATTCAGTCAGTATCCAGACGCGGAAACAGCCTCGATAATGCGCCAATGGAAAGCTTTTTTGGAAGAATGAAATCTATTCTAAATGAATTAGTTGAAAAATGTCCTAACTTTGATACGGTTGAAACCATGATCAAAAACTTTATGGAACAGTATAATACAGTAATACCTCAGTATGATCTGGCAGGACAGACTCCTGAAGAATACTATCGCTATATTACTGAAGGCATTTATCAGACTGATGTTTATTTCGGCGTCTCAGCCAAAGAACTCATCACCCAGGAAGAACTGGAATCCAGACGCGAACAAGCGCGTGCTGAAAGAGCTCGACGCAGAAGCAAGCAAAACGAGTCTGGTGAATCATCTTATGAGTATAAGAGCGAACAGCATCCTTTCAAAGTGGTACAGAAGGATCAGAAGGTTATTCTAGCTCGAATCAATAAGCTACAGAGACTGATTGACGAAAATACGAAAGAAGTAGAAAAACTGGATACGCTATTGGCTGATACGAATACAGCACTCAAGTTCCTAACCAAGGCATCCGATTCAGTGATCAAGTCACTGTACTATCCTAGAAACTGGCAGAATTATCCAGAGCTATCGTATGTGAACAGAACAGGAGCAATCTATTAA
- a CDS encoding IS3 family transposase: protein MKVIIVMSKGTVISDEAIKILSANKFVKLVRSNRISFTYEFRIMMWERWIKYKSISSIREVMKENGIDYSLFNAQIISRIQRNFKRDGKPTNGRMGNSAKRNKTDKNYDQFLVSTGKFIRARRGISFSKDYTEKLYSLYPDQAIEDVLKSDGFDPERIGYQRIHALKRVFDGDIEPHEKQTFDQNIIEEYTDHPMVERITAHRIKLTDVFYSEASIFSDMHINDILKIFDIDSAILTISTKQRIKKQITQSDHTCSIHLEAGSSDRFKAIALNLYEALYNKMACFLKSISQCIWDLSASLRREAFIMLDSLADSHIMPLSQIISEAGLSRSTFYSILRNDAYGRYEELRNQNEEEEVRAIIDTMNYKGYPKGKRTIHMMMPEITGKSFSIKKIARLMRKHGLNSGVRAPRQSLKAAREHLEKYKCPNLLKRKFRLAMPFTHILTDVSYLFFGANGRGYLSAVKDAVTGRILAAVVSENNDSAMTMETLKQLERYTFRDNAIFHSDQGALYLNEAFQKKVKELGFRESMSRRGICEDNSSQESFFGHFKDECDYTSCSSIEELREMVLSYVEYYNNERPQWTRNKMTPVKYESYLEAMPPEQFDLYMSKETDKYEKTKALATKRAKARANLILS, encoded by the coding sequence ATGAAGGTAATAATTGTTATGTCTAAAGGAACTGTAATATCTGATGAAGCCATTAAAATACTTTCAGCCAATAAATTCGTCAAACTGGTGAGATCAAATCGTATTTCATTTACCTATGAATTCAGGATCATGATGTGGGAGAGATGGATTAAATATAAAAGCATTTCATCAATTAGAGAGGTCATGAAGGAAAATGGCATTGACTACTCTCTCTTTAACGCACAAATTATTAGTCGTATTCAAAGAAATTTTAAACGCGATGGGAAACCTACTAACGGACGTATGGGTAACTCTGCCAAACGTAATAAAACAGATAAAAACTATGATCAGTTCCTCGTCTCGACCGGAAAATTCATTCGCGCACGTCGTGGCATTTCATTTTCAAAAGACTATACTGAAAAGCTCTATAGCTTATATCCTGATCAGGCAATCGAGGATGTCCTTAAATCAGATGGCTTTGATCCAGAACGAATTGGCTATCAGCGTATTCATGCGCTAAAAAGAGTATTTGACGGGGATATTGAGCCGCATGAAAAGCAAACGTTTGATCAGAATATAATCGAAGAATATACAGACCACCCAATGGTTGAAAGGATAACTGCACATAGAATCAAACTGACGGATGTATTCTACAGCGAGGCATCAATTTTCTCTGATATGCACATTAATGATATTCTCAAAATCTTTGATATTGATTCTGCAATTCTTACTATCTCCACGAAACAGCGCATAAAAAAGCAAATTACTCAATCTGATCATACATGTTCCATTCATTTAGAGGCAGGCTCATCTGATCGATTCAAAGCCATTGCCCTAAATCTTTATGAGGCACTATACAATAAAATGGCTTGTTTTCTGAAGTCTATATCCCAATGCATATGGGATCTTAGCGCCAGCCTAAGAAGAGAAGCCTTCATAATGCTTGACTCGTTAGCGGACAGTCACATTATGCCTTTAAGCCAAATCATTAGTGAAGCAGGCCTGTCAAGATCCACCTTCTACTCTATTTTAAGAAACGATGCCTACGGCAGATATGAAGAGCTAAGGAATCAGAATGAAGAAGAAGAGGTCAGGGCCATTATTGATACAATGAATTACAAAGGCTATCCCAAAGGCAAGAGAACTATCCACATGATGATGCCTGAGATTACAGGCAAAAGCTTTTCAATTAAGAAAATAGCACGTCTGATGAGAAAGCATGGACTTAATTCAGGAGTTCGAGCTCCCCGTCAGTCCCTTAAGGCTGCTCGTGAGCATCTTGAAAAATACAAGTGCCCTAATCTTCTTAAACGAAAATTCAGACTGGCCATGCCTTTTACGCACATTCTCACTGATGTTTCCTATCTGTTTTTTGGAGCAAATGGCAGAGGCTATCTTTCAGCAGTCAAAGATGCGGTAACAGGGCGCATATTAGCTGCCGTGGTGAGCGAAAACAATGATTCGGCAATGACTATGGAGACGCTGAAGCAGCTTGAACGCTACACCTTTCGCGATAATGCCATCTTCCATAGCGACCAGGGGGCACTGTATCTCAATGAAGCATTTCAGAAAAAGGTAAAGGAGCTGGGATTCAGAGAATCAATGTCCAGAAGAGGCATCTGTGAAGACAACAGTTCACAGGAAAGCTTTTTTGGCCATTTCAAGGATGAATGTGACTATACCAGCTGCAGTTCCATTGAGGAGCTGAGGGAAATGGTGCTTTCCTATGTGGAATACTACAACAACGAGAGACCACAGTGGACAAGAAATAAAATGACACCCGTGAAATACGAATCGTATCTTGAAGCCATGCCGCCTGAGCAGTTTGATTTATACATGTCCAAGGAAACTGATAAGTATGAAAAAACGAAGGCTCTTGCAACAAAAAGAGCTAAAGCGCGTGCCAACCTGATACTGTCATGA
- a CDS encoding IS1595 family transposase has protein sequence MHIFKIIFYQRTIFNKKVNHKRLFSNTIFQDNKLPLFKLILGMYLFFTNTKGMTAFELSDELDINYKTACLFANKCRYLMTLSNARYTLNSLFYEGDVFSIGTRSAGHPGKSSEQQDVQIVLSTKAENQYPEFIKILPIKSETKELCSSNFRKMAYLSKEAVLNSDGTSIFNQFQKEIKIKNDKVIYTEENHRLKYIHIIIGNVKNNIDGIYHGVDKFVLPLYLWEQEWRFNH, from the coding sequence ATGCATATATTTAAAATTATTTTCTATCAAAGAACCATTTTTAATAAAAAAGTTAATCACAAAAGACTTTTTTCTAATACAATATTTCAGGACAATAAATTGCCATTATTTAAGCTTATTTTGGGCATGTATTTATTCTTTACGAATACCAAAGGGATGACTGCGTTTGAATTATCTGATGAGCTTGATATCAACTATAAAACAGCTTGTTTATTTGCTAATAAATGCAGATACCTAATGACATTAAGCAATGCAAGATATACATTAAATAGCTTATTCTATGAGGGAGATGTATTCTCCATTGGGACACGTTCCGCTGGTCACCCAGGAAAATCTTCAGAGCAACAGGATGTCCAAATTGTGCTTTCTACAAAGGCAGAAAATCAGTATCCGGAATTTATAAAGATATTACCGATCAAAAGTGAAACCAAAGAACTTTGCAGCAGTAACTTTAGAAAAATGGCATATCTTTCAAAAGAAGCTGTGTTAAATTCTGATGGTACCAGCATCTTCAATCAATTTCAAAAAGAAATCAAAATCAAAAATGATAAGGTTATTTATACTGAAGAAAATCATCGACTTAAATACATTCATATTATCATTGGAAACGTCAAAAATAATATTGATGGTATTTACCATGGTGTAGATAAATTCGTGCTCCCACTGTATTTATGGGAACAGGAATGGCGATTTAACCACTGA
- a CDS encoding isopeptide-forming domain-containing fimbrial protein — MKLKKRLLFVVMSMLLMLANSLTFVQAVGNGRSIKIENPVKGHIYEAYQIFSGDKEDTGDNLSDTLKNVQWGSGVNDVLKEKYNAVEFANLMNKNTDDIDRFITEISRNLTDIHIDSEYNSVNSNYIISKLPTGFYLIVDKKDDNGDDVLGDVFSKNLVEVVSCCAVDIKLKGNAPTVLKKVKENIKKVERDEKLDDGYNDVADYCIGEKVPFELIGTLPSNLSDYKKYKYYFHDELSDAFDYDENSISIQIDNKNINDNARITYNNHKLTVGFDNLKTIDGVKSDSVIKIKYTATLNSNAHIGQLGNENTAKLEYSNNPNADHDESTGYTPNDTVIVYTYELDGQKIDALTNVHLSGAKFKLYRMNGLEREYANLDREKVIGWGKNGDEFESNEDGKFVVSGLDDGKYFLEETQAPTGYKVLNEPVKFIITAKTNNTQNWNEDPITGLESISITIGDNKKSGNVSKGIIKVEVGNISSVMLPSTGSKGTILSLTFGALLIVIGILYKIKKENE; from the coding sequence ATGAAATTAAAAAAGAGATTATTGTTTGTTGTTATGTCTATGTTATTGATGTTAGCTAATAGTCTTACTTTTGTACAAGCTGTAGGTAACGGTAGATCAATTAAAATTGAAAATCCAGTTAAGGGCCATATCTATGAAGCATACCAAATTTTTTCTGGAGATAAGGAAGATACCGGTGATAATTTATCTGATACTTTGAAGAATGTCCAGTGGGGAAGTGGTGTAAATGATGTGCTTAAAGAGAAATATAATGCAGTTGAATTTGCAAATTTAATGAATAAGAATACAGATGATATAGATAGATTCATCACCGAGATTTCAAGAAATTTAACCGATATTCATATTGATTCTGAATATAATTCTGTTAATTCAAATTATATTATTTCGAAGCTACCAACCGGTTTCTATTTGATTGTTGATAAAAAAGATGATAATGGAGATGATGTACTGGGAGATGTTTTTTCTAAAAATTTAGTAGAAGTAGTTTCTTGTTGTGCTGTTGATATAAAATTAAAAGGGAATGCACCTACAGTTTTAAAAAAAGTGAAGGAAAATATAAAAAAGGTAGAACGCGACGAAAAATTAGATGATGGTTATAATGATGTTGCTGATTATTGTATAGGTGAAAAGGTTCCTTTTGAATTGATAGGAACGTTACCTTCTAATTTAAGTGACTATAAAAAGTATAAGTACTATTTTCATGATGAATTATCAGATGCTTTTGATTATGATGAAAATTCAATTAGTATTCAAATTGATAATAAAAATATCAATGATAATGCTCGGATTACATATAATAATCATAAATTAACAGTAGGATTTGACAATTTGAAAACTATTGATGGAGTTAAGTCAGACTCCGTTATTAAAATAAAATATACTGCAACGCTAAATTCAAATGCTCATATAGGACAATTAGGAAATGAAAATACCGCAAAATTAGAGTATTCAAATAATCCAAATGCAGATCATGATGAAAGTACAGGGTATACACCAAATGATACAGTGATTGTTTATACATATGAACTAGATGGTCAAAAAATTGATGCATTAACTAATGTACATCTTTCTGGTGCTAAATTTAAATTATATAGAATGAATGGATTAGAAAGAGAATACGCTAATCTCGATAGAGAAAAAGTTATTGGTTGGGGCAAAAATGGCGATGAATTTGAGTCGAATGAAGATGGAAAATTTGTGGTCTCTGGTTTGGATGATGGAAAATATTTTTTAGAAGAAACTCAGGCTCCAACGGGATATAAAGTATTGAATGAACCGGTGAAATTTATTATTACAGCTAAAACAAATAATACTCAGAATTGGAATGAAGACCCTATTACAGGCTTAGAAAGTATTTCAATAACTATTGGAGATAATAAAAAGAGTGGAAATGTAAGTAAGGGTATCATCAAAGTTGAAGTAGGAAATATATCAAGTGTAATGTTGCCGTCTACTGGATCAAAAGGAACTATATTATCATTAACTTTTGGTGCTTTATTGATTGTTATAGGTATACTATATAAGATAAAAAAAGAAAATGAATAA
- a CDS encoding class C sortase — MNKKKRDIIFYFFILIGLSFIAYPTFNYITSTIGNSYVIASYNKGVSKINKEDKKSIIFNAKKYNKELYLHKFNLKSYRWKKIYYHQLNLNNSGIMGYIDINDYGIHLPIYHGSNDAVLQIGAGHLEYSSLPIGGRSTHAVISAHTGLPSARMFDQICELKIGSYFQLRILNKTLDYKVDKISIVNPSQISVIKIEKNKDYCSLLTCTPMGINNKRLVIRGHRVNTRIKNNKSLNILKIIPIYIYVIFLICLLFLGVIAYKKLYLFVASH; from the coding sequence ATGAATAAAAAGAAAAGAGATATTATATTTTATTTCTTCATCTTGATAGGACTATCATTTATTGCTTATCCAACATTTAACTATATTACTAGTACAATTGGTAATTCATATGTGATAGCTTCCTATAATAAAGGGGTTTCTAAAATCAATAAGGAAGATAAAAAAAGTATAATTTTTAATGCTAAAAAATACAATAAAGAACTTTATCTTCATAAATTTAATTTGAAATCATATCGTTGGAAAAAAATATATTATCATCAATTAAATCTAAATAATAGTGGAATTATGGGATATATCGATATAAATGATTATGGAATTCATTTGCCTATATATCATGGAAGTAATGATGCGGTTTTACAAATTGGTGCTGGACATCTTGAATATAGTTCTTTGCCAATAGGTGGCAGAAGTACGCATGCAGTTATTAGTGCGCATACTGGGTTACCAAGTGCTAGAATGTTTGACCAAATTTGCGAATTAAAGATAGGCTCATATTTTCAATTACGTATATTAAATAAAACACTTGATTACAAAGTAGATAAAATAAGTATTGTAAATCCAAGCCAAATTAGCGTTATTAAAATTGAAAAAAACAAAGACTATTGCAGTCTGTTAACATGTACTCCAATGGGAATTAACAATAAAAGATTGGTAATTAGGGGGCATAGAGTAAATACTAGAATAAAAAACAATAAATCATTAAATATATTAAAGATAATACCAATATATATTTATGTAATATTTTTAATTTGTTTACTTTTTTTGGGGGTGATTGCTTATAAAAAATTATATTTGTTTGTTGCTTCTCATTAG
- a CDS encoding MurR/RpiR family transcriptional regulator → MLDFHAVEVMSETDKQIYKYVVKNVEKVKTMGVRELADETHTSTATIVRFYKGIGAQSFENFKREISILYRGPYLMNKDREIKDIEINIRRFQMAKFDQLIDAFRRLIQAHEYIVFLGVGNSGEIAKYGARFFSNVGYYATAITDPDYPPILRGLSKHLIIVISESGETFSVIKKVKTLKEHNSKIVLLTNFSSSTLTSLADLTINYHCTHVAVPHSFNLTSAIPVIYIIERVGYELYNMDKRILEAI, encoded by the coding sequence ATGCTAGATTTTCATGCTGTTGAGGTAATGAGCGAAACCGATAAGCAAATATATAAATATGTTGTAAAAAATGTAGAAAAAGTAAAAACTATGGGAGTGAGAGAACTTGCCGATGAAACACATACATCAACAGCTACAATAGTAAGATTTTATAAGGGAATAGGAGCGCAGAGCTTCGAAAATTTTAAAAGAGAAATTTCTATTTTATATAGAGGCCCTTATTTGATGAATAAAGATAGGGAGATAAAAGATATTGAAATAAATATACGAAGATTTCAAATGGCTAAATTCGATCAATTAATAGATGCATTCAGAAGATTAATTCAAGCACACGAATATATAGTGTTTTTAGGTGTGGGAAATAGTGGTGAAATTGCAAAGTATGGTGCTCGCTTCTTTTCAAATGTTGGATATTATGCTACCGCTATAACTGATCCTGATTATCCTCCAATTTTAAGGGGATTATCAAAGCATCTTATTATAGTTATTTCAGAAAGTGGAGAAACATTTTCTGTTATTAAAAAAGTTAAAACTTTAAAAGAGCATAATTCAAAAATTGTTTTATTAACGAATTTTTCTTCGTCAACTTTAACATCACTTGCGGATTTGACAATAAATTATCATTGTACGCATGTAGCTGTACCTCATAGTTTTAATTTAACTAGCGCGATTCCAGTTATCTATATAATTGAGAGAGTTGGATATGAGTTATATAATATGGATAAAAGGATACTTGAAGCTATATAA
- a CDS encoding DUF5049 domain-containing protein, whose protein sequence is MTEIVKREIDELRDYVNLKDCQKTMNKACDKKYYELVTYIANHRENYEKYIKENS, encoded by the coding sequence ATGACTGAAATTGTAAAAAGAGAGATTGATGAATTAAGAGATTATGTAAATTTAAAAGATTGTCAGAAAACAATGAACAAGGCTTGCGATAAGAAATATTATGAACTGGTCACTTATATCGCAAATCATAGGGAAAACTACGAAAAATATATTAAAGAAAATTCATGA
- a CDS encoding MurR/RpiR family transcriptional regulator, protein MQHYNKMKCYSEEDICIEGAFKKEDVERFYHLLGFKEYQDFQNQLVADLELRNNEIQLRMIGLQLVDYFKDLKIKENEAQFLQKIDDIVYDIYKANRIVIVGSHFPSCLAVDFQTDMINLGKNVIEYHHCDQDFEFYEDDVVFFLTQTGRTMKRADRSLIDDYIKRAQIVIITQNPKITSYENIPAKHVLQVLGKYDGIQFNYQLMRIFDLLRIRYYFKYYIADDSVNYQRSALSE, encoded by the coding sequence GTGCAACATTACAATAAGATGAAATGTTACAGCGAAGAAGATATTTGTATTGAAGGGGCATTTAAAAAAGAAGATGTGGAACGCTTCTATCATTTATTAGGCTTTAAGGAATATCAGGATTTTCAGAACCAGCTGGTGGCTGATTTGGAATTAAGAAACAATGAAATTCAATTAAGAATGATCGGCTTACAGTTGGTTGATTACTTTAAAGATCTCAAGATTAAAGAAAATGAAGCGCAGTTCTTACAAAAAATTGATGATATCGTCTATGATATTTATAAAGCTAATAGAATTGTGATCGTCGGATCACATTTTCCAAGCTGCTTAGCAGTAGATTTTCAGACGGATATGATTAATTTAGGCAAGAATGTCATTGAATATCATCATTGTGATCAAGACTTTGAGTTCTATGAAGATGATGTTGTATTCTTTTTAACCCAGACTGGAAGAACTATGAAAAGAGCCGATCGTAGTTTAATTGATGACTACATTAAACGTGCTCAGATTGTGATTATTACTCAAAATCCTAAGATTACATCTTATGAGAATATACCTGCTAAACATGTTTTGCAGGTGTTAGGAAAATATGATGGTATTCAATTTAATTATCAGTTAATGCGTATTTTTGATCTCCTTAGAATACGTTATTATTTTAAGTATTATATTGCAGATGATTCGGTCAATTATCAGAGATCCGCTCTTTCTGAGTAA
- a CDS encoding peptide deformylase produces the protein MIRSIIRDPLFLSKKAEAATKDDLYIATDLKETLAAHRHECVGMAANMIGVNKRIIIILDEDQMIVMFNPEIIKTSKKTYVAEEGCLSHPGSSKETKRYESVKVSYLDENWKKKIKTYTGFTAEIIQHECDHLEGILI, from the coding sequence ATGATTCGGTCAATTATCAGAGATCCGCTCTTTCTGAGTAAAAAAGCGGAAGCTGCCACAAAGGATGACCTTTATATTGCCACTGATTTAAAGGAGACATTAGCTGCTCATCGTCACGAATGTGTGGGGATGGCCGCAAATATGATTGGGGTCAATAAAAGAATCATCATCATTTTAGACGAAGATCAGATGATTGTGATGTTTAATCCGGAAATCATCAAAACATCAAAGAAAACCTATGTAGCGGAGGAAGGCTGCCTTTCTCATCCGGGATCATCAAAAGAAACCAAAAGATATGAGTCTGTTAAAGTTTCTTATTTGGATGAAAACTGGAAGAAAAAGATCAAGACATATACTGGTTTTACAGCAGAAATCATACAGCATGAATGTGATCATTTGGAGGGAATATTAATCTAA
- a CDS encoding SDR family NAD(P)-dependent oxidoreductase produces the protein MKTVLITGASSGIGKSFCYGFAKRGYSLVIVARHKEPLEKLKQEIQKEYNVNIRVIAKDLTQDTCRQLYDECKDLDIDILVNNAGFGDSGAFLDRNLNKQLNMIRLNVLALVELTYLFGNDMKKRNSGGILNVASIAAFAPGPYMNIYYASKSFVLSFSQALAYELRDTHVSVTCLCPGPVNTDFFRRADLLESPMWKFAPPASPEQVAEKAIKGYFNHKDLVINSLSGKLFGLAVKVVPRKWMLKMVGMTNGQR, from the coding sequence ATGAAAACAGTATTAATAACTGGTGCTTCAAGCGGAATCGGGAAAAGCTTTTGTTACGGATTTGCTAAAAGAGGATACTCACTGGTAATTGTAGCTCGCCATAAAGAGCCGCTTGAAAAACTTAAACAGGAAATACAAAAAGAATATAATGTCAATATTCGTGTGATCGCTAAAGATTTAACTCAGGATACCTGTCGTCAGCTTTATGATGAGTGTAAGGATTTGGATATTGATATCCTTGTTAACAATGCCGGCTTTGGCGATTCAGGAGCTTTTTTAGATCGAAATCTAAATAAACAGTTAAACATGATCCGTTTGAATGTTTTAGCCTTAGTAGAATTAACATACCTTTTTGGCAATGATATGAAGAAAAGAAACAGTGGTGGCATCTTAAATGTAGCCTCAATAGCTGCTTTTGCGCCTGGCCCATATATGAATATTTATTATGCTTCTAAGAGCTTTGTGCTTTCCTTCTCTCAGGCGTTAGCTTATGAATTAAGAGATACACATGTTTCGGTGACATGTCTGTGCCCAGGACCTGTTAACACAGACTTCTTTAGAAGAGCAGACCTTTTAGAATCACCAATGTGGAAATTTGCCCCGCCGGCTTCTCCAGAGCAGGTGGCCGAAAAAGCCATTAAAGGATACTTTAATCATAAAGATCTGGTGATTAATTCTCTGTCTGGGAAACTTTTTGGTTTAGCTGTGAAGGTTGTACCAAGAAAGTGGATGTTAAAGATGGTAGGAATGACAAATGGTCAGCGCTAG
- a CDS encoding DNA-deoxyinosine glycosylase produces the protein MVSARVVHPLDPIIDENCEILILGSFPSVKSREDHFYYAHPQNRFWKVMSTLCQCEVPKTPEEKKAMLLKNHIALWDSIHSCRITGSSDASIKDVVPNDIQSLIKNTKITRIYCNGKASLRIYNKYQQNVGIEAQVLPSTSPANASYSLDRLIEIYKKTIKCP, from the coding sequence ATGGTCAGCGCTAGAGTGGTGCATCCCTTAGATCCTATTATTGATGAGAATTGTGAGATTCTCATCTTAGGCAGTTTTCCATCAGTTAAATCACGGGAAGATCACTTTTACTATGCCCATCCGCAGAATCGTTTCTGGAAAGTCATGAGTACCCTTTGTCAGTGTGAAGTACCAAAAACACCTGAAGAAAAGAAAGCAATGCTGCTAAAAAATCATATCGCTTTATGGGATTCCATTCATTCTTGCCGTATTACCGGAAGCAGTGATGCTTCGATCAAGGATGTGGTTCCTAATGATATCCAGTCATTAATAAAAAATACGAAGATTACCCGCATATACTGTAATGGTAAAGCATCACTGCGGATTTACAATAAATACCAGCAAAATGTTGGTATTGAAGCACAAGTTTTACCATCTACATCACCGGCTAATGCTTCCTATTCTTTAGATCGTTTAATTGAAATATACAAAAAAACGATAAAATGTCCTTGA
- a CDS encoding COG2426 family protein, with translation MLIKYLEIFFISMVPIVELRGAIPVAGVLGLPLVPSYIVCILGNMLPVPFIYLFARRLLEWGKDKKYIGKFFTWCLEKGEKGGKKLQEKAGRGTFVALLLFVGIPLPGTGAWTGTLAASILDMDFKETVAACMLGVLLAGVIMLTLTMVGISIA, from the coding sequence ATGTTAATAAAGTATCTCGAAATCTTTTTCATTTCAATGGTACCGATCGTTGAATTAAGAGGGGCTATTCCAGTGGCTGGTGTTTTAGGATTGCCATTAGTCCCTTCCTATATTGTTTGTATTCTTGGCAACATGCTGCCAGTACCTTTTATTTATCTCTTTGCCCGTCGCTTATTAGAATGGGGAAAAGATAAGAAATACATTGGTAAGTTCTTTACCTGGTGTCTCGAAAAAGGGGAAAAAGGCGGTAAGAAGCTACAGGAAAAAGCCGGTCGCGGAACTTTTGTGGCTCTATTATTATTTGTTGGTATTCCGCTTCCCGGAACCGGTGCCTGGACCGGAACATTAGCTGCCAGTATCTTAGACATGGACTTTAAAGAAACTGTAGCGGCTTGTATGTTAGGTGTCTTATTAGCTGGCGTAATTATGTTAACCCTCACGATGGTTGGAATTAGTATTGCGTAA
- a CDS encoding metal-dependent transcriptional regulator, with protein sequence MSESTEMYLETILVLQNRNGHVRSIDIAHEMNFSKPTISQQMKRLSKQGLITIDDNNYIHLTDEGHRIAAMIFERHNELSQILTYIGVPQDLAADDACRIEHYISQETFDAIKAYFDPLMKKES encoded by the coding sequence ATGAGTGAATCTACAGAAATGTATTTAGAAACCATTTTAGTTTTACAAAATCGGAACGGTCATGTTCGTTCTATTGATATCGCCCATGAAATGAACTTTTCTAAGCCAACCATTTCGCAGCAGATGAAAAGACTTTCTAAGCAGGGATTAATTACTATTGATGACAATAATTATATTCATCTAACTGATGAAGGACATCGGATTGCGGCGATGATCTTTGAACGCCATAATGAATTAAGTCAGATCTTAACATATATTGGTGTCCCGCAAGATTTAGCAGCCGATGATGCCTGTCGTATTGAACACTATATTTCTCAGGAAACATTTGATGCGATCAAAGCTTATTTTGATCCTTTAATGAAAAAAGAATCCTAA